The proteins below are encoded in one region of Peribacillus muralis:
- a CDS encoding homoserine dehydrogenase gives MKVISIGLLGLGTVGSGVVQILESHQDKLMHQVGCSISVKKILVKDTAKERLVEIDKDMLTEYPEDILSNPEIDVVIEVMGGIEETRGYLTKAIKNKKHIVTANKDLMALYGPELLELATENQCDLFYEASVAGGIPILRGLVDGLSSDRITKMMGIVNGTTNFILTKMSKEGRAYEDVLKEAQELGFAEADPTADVGGLDAARKMAILSTLGFSMNIGLNDVEVQGITEISEEDLRYSKKLGYTMKLIGVASRSGERVEVSVQPALLPEAHPLASVNNEYNAVYVYGEAVGETMFYGPGAGSLPTATAVVSDMVTVIKNMRLGVNGRSAVSPQYPKQLKDATEIFAKFFLRLHVQDEVGVLARITNLFAEHGVGFDKILQLPLDEKESSEIVLVTHTATLAAFEQIKQKLHDYNMVREVKSTYRVEGEDNK, from the coding sequence ATGAAAGTCATCTCTATCGGTTTATTGGGGTTAGGTACAGTCGGGTCAGGAGTCGTGCAAATCCTTGAAAGTCATCAGGATAAGCTGATGCATCAAGTGGGCTGTTCCATATCCGTCAAAAAGATACTAGTCAAAGATACAGCCAAGGAGCGGCTTGTCGAGATTGATAAAGACATGCTCACCGAGTATCCCGAGGATATCCTTTCCAATCCCGAAATTGATGTCGTGATTGAGGTTATGGGCGGAATTGAGGAAACACGCGGTTATTTGACAAAAGCAATAAAGAATAAAAAGCATATCGTTACGGCCAATAAGGACTTGATGGCCTTATACGGACCGGAATTGCTCGAATTGGCCACTGAGAATCAATGTGATTTATTCTATGAAGCAAGTGTAGCAGGCGGAATTCCGATTTTACGAGGACTTGTAGATGGACTATCTTCGGATCGGATCACGAAAATGATGGGAATCGTCAATGGTACGACGAACTTCATCTTAACGAAAATGAGCAAAGAAGGCAGAGCATATGAGGACGTCCTGAAGGAAGCCCAGGAGCTCGGATTTGCCGAAGCCGACCCGACAGCAGATGTAGGGGGATTGGATGCAGCCCGTAAAATGGCGATACTATCCACACTAGGATTCTCGATGAACATCGGCTTGAATGATGTGGAGGTACAAGGGATTACCGAGATATCCGAAGAGGATTTGAGATATAGCAAAAAGCTTGGATATACAATGAAATTGATCGGTGTAGCCTCAAGATCGGGGGAGAGGGTGGAAGTGAGCGTCCAGCCGGCACTGCTTCCGGAAGCACACCCATTGGCTTCGGTAAACAACGAATATAATGCAGTCTACGTGTATGGGGAGGCTGTAGGGGAAACGATGTTTTACGGTCCGGGAGCCGGGAGTTTACCGACTGCCACTGCCGTCGTCTCGGATATGGTGACGGTCATCAAGAATATGAGGCTTGGCGTAAATGGCCGCAGTGCCGTTTCACCTCAGTACCCGAAGCAATTAAAAGATGCAACGGAGATTTTTGCGAAGTTCTTCCTTCGATTACATGTCCAGGACGAAGTGGGCGTGTTAGCCAGAATTACGAATTTATTCGCAGAGCATGGGGTAGGGTTCGACAAAATCCTTCAATTGCCGCTTGATGAAAAGGAATCCTCTGAAATCGTATTGGTGACGCATACTGCCACCTTGGCTGCATTTGAACAAATTAAACAGAAATTGCATGACTACAATATGGTACGTGAAGTAAAAAGCACATATAGAGTTGAAGGAGAGGACAATAAATGA
- a CDS encoding L,D-transpeptidase family protein: MKKMMMAALLLLFGLQVTLPVQAETTACEASQYKVVLKKTAELKERATASSKTLKTYKKNDELSASGRTGSWYKVCHAKKTAYLSMTDAREVFSTGEKALLKKFDTRKGVNQIVSVKGKSMTDTHVTVIPYEKKSGEWRRALNEMKGVIGKNGFTTSKKEGDGKSPVGIYSFGTAFGSETKPGGLKLGYKKTTEYDYWIDDQTSQDYNKWKTYKGNPADKWKSFERMNHELYKYGTVIHYNTNPIVKGKGSAIFLHVWRGETKPTAGCVAMAEKNVLALLKWLDPAQEPHIIMGTEESLKSVK, from the coding sequence ATGAAAAAAATGATGATGGCAGCCCTTTTACTTTTGTTTGGCCTTCAGGTGACCTTGCCTGTGCAGGCTGAAACAACAGCTTGTGAAGCATCACAATACAAAGTCGTACTGAAGAAAACGGCTGAGCTGAAAGAAAGGGCTACGGCTTCAAGCAAAACGTTAAAAACGTATAAGAAAAATGATGAATTATCGGCCAGTGGCAGAACAGGAAGCTGGTATAAGGTTTGTCACGCGAAAAAGACCGCCTATTTGAGCATGACGGATGCAAGGGAGGTTTTCAGTACCGGTGAAAAAGCCCTGCTGAAGAAATTCGACACGAGAAAAGGGGTCAACCAGATTGTATCGGTGAAAGGGAAATCGATGACTGATACGCACGTTACAGTCATACCATACGAAAAGAAAAGCGGCGAGTGGCGACGGGCGTTGAATGAGATGAAGGGCGTCATTGGCAAGAATGGCTTTACGACCAGTAAAAAGGAGGGCGACGGAAAATCCCCGGTGGGAATTTACTCCTTTGGGACGGCGTTTGGAAGCGAAACGAAGCCGGGCGGCCTGAAGCTGGGCTATAAGAAAACGACTGAATATGACTATTGGATCGATGATCAAACATCCCAGGATTATAACAAGTGGAAAACCTATAAGGGTAACCCTGCGGATAAATGGAAGTCCTTCGAAAGGATGAATCATGAACTCTATAAATATGGGACGGTCATCCATTATAATACGAATCCGATCGTAAAAGGAAAAGGCAGTGCAATCTTCCTTCATGTTTGGAGAGGGGAAACGAAGCCGACTGCAGGATGCGTGGCAATGGCCGAAAAGAATGTCCTTGCGCTTTTGAAATGGCTCGACCCAGCACAAGAACCACATATCATCATGGGGACGGAGGAGTCACTGAAATCCGTCAAGTAG
- the yutH gene encoding spore coat putative kinase YutH has product MIEEIIFNNYGIQVEREEDNSRFPSFRSGNMVYSIVPIENIEQDELVERHKMSQHMIGQGDRHVSAFVLANHGSYVSEADEQLFILLGNQALEGPKNFNPGRRLARFHQRGRGINETISACSRIGKWKELWEQRIDQLERIWRDKLTAHPDNQFEKLFIETFPYYMVLGENAIQYLVDTEIDDTPQIVDSGTVCYERFLHDTWKSNKWVKNPFDWVFDHGTRDVAEWVREHYFQNVHTHQRGIGHFFHEYQAIEPFSSFSARLLYSRMLFPIHYFETVEEFFSKKTETRSNELEDKIAQITKSSQQYESFLKQFYELAEVPAKQYDLPKVDWI; this is encoded by the coding sequence ATGATAGAAGAAATCATTTTCAATAATTACGGAATCCAGGTGGAGCGAGAAGAGGACAATAGCCGATTTCCGAGCTTTCGTTCAGGGAACATGGTGTACAGTATCGTCCCCATCGAGAACATCGAGCAGGACGAATTGGTCGAACGCCATAAAATGTCGCAGCATATGATTGGCCAAGGCGATCGACACGTATCGGCATTCGTCTTGGCCAATCATGGCAGTTATGTTTCCGAAGCCGATGAACAATTATTTATCCTGCTTGGCAATCAGGCTTTGGAAGGGCCGAAAAATTTCAATCCAGGTAGACGACTGGCAAGATTCCATCAACGCGGGAGAGGCATTAATGAAACCATTTCCGCCTGCTCGAGAATCGGAAAATGGAAAGAGCTTTGGGAACAAAGGATCGATCAATTGGAACGGATTTGGAGGGATAAGCTGACCGCCCATCCCGATAACCAGTTTGAAAAATTGTTTATAGAAACCTTTCCCTATTATATGGTGCTAGGTGAAAATGCGATTCAATATTTAGTCGACACGGAAATTGATGATACCCCGCAAATTGTCGATAGTGGCACGGTGTGTTACGAACGGTTTTTGCATGATACTTGGAAAAGTAATAAATGGGTGAAAAATCCGTTCGATTGGGTATTCGACCACGGGACGAGGGATGTGGCCGAATGGGTGAGGGAACACTATTTTCAGAATGTGCACACGCATCAGCGCGGCATCGGTCATTTTTTTCATGAATACCAGGCGATCGAACCGTTCTCCAGTTTTTCGGCCCGGTTGTTGTATTCGAGAATGTTATTTCCGATTCATTATTTTGAAACGGTCGAAGAGTTTTTCTCCAAGAAAACGGAAACAAGATCGAATGAGCTGGAGGACAAAATCGCACAAATAACAAAATCATCCCAACAATATGAATCCTTCCTTAAACAATTTTATGAATTGGCGGAAGTCCCGGCCAAACAATATGATTTGCCAAAAGTTGATTGGATTTAG
- a CDS encoding phosphatidylglycerophosphatase A family protein, whose amino-acid sequence MVNIEQSMSEKTARRWLSERGVKLEDIAELVMYLQSSYHENLQMSDCLHNVERVLSKREVQNAILTGIQLDMLAEKKLLEEPLQSIIEIDEGLYGVDEILAFSIVNVYGSIGFTNYGFIDKQKPGILQYLNDKSTGKVNTFLDDIVGAIAAAASSRLAHRTENAE is encoded by the coding sequence ATGGTTAATATTGAACAATCAATGTCTGAAAAGACAGCTCGTAGATGGCTAAGTGAACGAGGCGTTAAATTGGAGGACATCGCAGAGCTTGTCATGTATTTACAATCCAGCTATCATGAAAATCTCCAAATGTCCGATTGCCTTCATAACGTCGAACGGGTCCTTTCAAAACGCGAGGTCCAAAATGCCATCCTGACCGGCATCCAGCTGGATATGCTGGCCGAGAAAAAATTACTTGAGGAACCATTACAGAGCATCATTGAAATAGATGAAGGACTATATGGAGTCGATGAAATATTGGCTTTTTCGATCGTCAATGTTTACGGATCGATCGGCTTTACGAATTATGGTTTCATCGATAAACAAAAACCAGGCATCTTACAATATTTGAATGATAAAAGCACAGGTAAGGTCAACACCTTTTTGGATGACATCGTCGGGGCAATTGCCGCTGCCGCTTCAAGCCGGCTTGCCCATCGAACCGAAAATGCAGAATGA
- a CDS encoding IS3 family transposase (programmed frameshift) has product MGTRVHYPEEVKWQAVELKLQGMSNKAIMKQLGIKNVSQIKTWKKWHDEGQTHRFSQPVGKQYTYGKGPAGLSEKDALKQENKQLKAQLEILKKVPRDREELEPQIVVQVVKELSSMYKIVDILTVLEVPKATYYRWKKKYTRSVMSPLEEVVVLLCGESHFHYGHRKIKALLKRIHGIEVNRKTVQKIMQKYQVQCQIKVKRPKYLNGESNIVVKNILNREFTAAKPNEKWVTDITYLPYGSKMLYLSTIIDLYNNEIVTYKVSETQDVDLVKNTLNEAVEKRKPKDGLLIHTDQGSVYTSYVFQNLAKEKGIITSMSRKGNCHDNAVIESFHSSLKSEGFNTQRRASISNSKVVQMVNQYMYYYNQIRIQAKLNYLSPIEFGEQAA; this is encoded by the exons ATGGGCACAAGAGTTCACTACCCCGAGGAAGTAAAATGGCAAGCTGTAGAATTAAAGTTACAAGGAATGAGTAATAAAGCAATAATGAAACAGTTAGGAATCAAAAATGTATCCCAGATTAAAACATGGAAGAAATGGCATGATGAAGGGCAAACCCATCGATTCTCTCAGCCTGTAGGAAAACAATATACGTATGGAAAAGGACCTGCTGGTTTAAGTGAAAAAGATGCTTTAAAACAAGAGAATAAGCAATTAAAAGCACAGTTGGAAATCTTAA AAAAAGTACCAAGAGATCGAGAGGAGTTGGAGCCACAAATTGTTGTACAAGTAGTCAAGGAACTGTCTTCCATGTACAAAATCGTTGATATATTAACAGTATTAGAAGTACCTAAGGCCACCTATTATAGGTGGAAGAAAAAGTATACAAGATCCGTTATGAGCCCACTTGAAGAAGTAGTCGTTCTCCTATGCGGAGAGAGTCATTTTCATTATGGTCATAGGAAAATCAAGGCTCTTCTAAAAAGAATACATGGAATTGAAGTTAATCGAAAAACAGTTCAAAAGATCATGCAGAAATATCAAGTGCAGTGTCAAATTAAAGTTAAACGACCAAAATATTTAAATGGTGAGAGTAACATTGTGGTGAAAAATATCCTAAATAGAGAATTTACAGCTGCCAAGCCTAATGAGAAATGGGTAACGGACATCACTTATTTACCATATGGATCAAAAATGTTGTATTTATCAACAATCATAGACCTTTATAATAACGAGATTGTAACCTACAAAGTGAGTGAGACTCAGGATGTAGATTTGGTTAAAAATACACTTAATGAAGCTGTAGAGAAAAGAAAACCAAAAGATGGGTTACTGATTCATACTGATCAAGGTTCTGTTTATACATCTTATGTTTTTCAAAATTTAGCTAAAGAAAAAGGCATCATCACAAGCATGTCCCGAAAAGGAAACTGCCATGATAATGCCGTCATAGAATCCTTTCACTCCTCGCTAAAGTCGGAAGGATTCAACACTCAAAGAAGAGCATCTATATCTAATTCTAAAGTAGTGCAAATGGTAAATCAATACATGTATTATTATAACCAAATACGTATTCAAGCAAAATTAAACTACCTGTCTCCAATTGAGTTTGGAGAGCAGGCAGCATGA
- a CDS encoding TIGR01457 family HAD-type hydrolase, translating into MKAYKGYLIDLDGTMYRGTEQIAEAAGFINDLKKRDIPYLFVTNNSSRTPAQVADKLRSIGIASEDEQVFTTSMATANYIAQQKKDASVYVVGEEGIIEAIKEKGMQLVDENPDFLVMGIDRGVNYEKLSKACLAVRNGATFISTNGDIAIPTEQGLMPGNGALTSVVSVSTQVQPIFIGKPESVIVEQALQVLGVPKGETIMVGDNYDTDIMAGINAGIDTLLVHTGVTDSERLKQYDQQPTYVVNTLDLWKFE; encoded by the coding sequence ATGAAGGCGTATAAAGGATATTTAATTGACTTAGATGGCACCATGTACCGCGGTACTGAACAAATCGCGGAGGCGGCTGGGTTCATAAATGACCTGAAAAAAAGGGATATCCCTTATTTATTCGTAACCAACAACTCGTCCCGGACCCCGGCACAGGTAGCGGATAAATTGAGGAGCATCGGGATCGCTTCCGAAGATGAACAAGTTTTCACGACAAGCATGGCGACTGCCAATTACATAGCCCAACAAAAAAAGGATGCGTCCGTCTATGTAGTGGGTGAAGAAGGGATCATCGAGGCCATCAAGGAAAAAGGAATGCAGCTGGTGGATGAAAATCCAGACTTCCTTGTGATGGGCATCGACCGTGGCGTCAACTACGAAAAGCTGTCAAAGGCATGCCTGGCAGTCCGGAATGGAGCGACCTTCATCTCAACCAACGGGGATATTGCCATCCCTACCGAACAGGGACTTATGCCGGGTAATGGTGCGTTGACCTCCGTTGTATCCGTTTCGACTCAAGTGCAGCCGATTTTCATCGGTAAGCCTGAATCGGTCATCGTCGAGCAAGCGCTCCAAGTATTGGGGGTTCCTAAGGGAGAGACGATCATGGTCGGCGATAACTATGATACGGATATCATGGCTGGCATCAATGCAGGCATCGATACCTTGCTTGTCCATACCGGCGTAACGGATTCAGAACGCCTGAAGCAATATGATCAGCAGCCAACATATGTGGTCAACACGCTCGATCTATGGAAATTCGAATGA
- a CDS encoding DUF86 domain-containing protein, with protein MYFVDRQKIEQILVFLEKQLGIFEGLDNWDGDHSELITERLIHTSIDSVLDAGNAIIDGFIMRDPGSYDDIIDILHDEKVISEDKMVQFKKVLPLRKMLVQDFIEVDHQALHSVFKENIGAFKSFPHSVRDYLTNELGPVSAFKN; from the coding sequence ATGTACTTTGTAGACCGTCAAAAGATTGAACAAATATTAGTTTTTCTTGAAAAGCAGCTTGGAATTTTCGAAGGGCTTGATAATTGGGATGGAGACCATTCCGAGCTTATCACGGAAAGGCTGATACATACATCCATCGATTCCGTGCTTGATGCGGGAAATGCGATAATCGATGGTTTCATCATGCGCGACCCAGGCAGCTATGATGATATCATCGATATCCTGCATGATGAAAAAGTCATTTCCGAGGATAAAATGGTGCAATTTAAAAAGGTGCTGCCACTAAGGAAAATGCTCGTTCAGGATTTCATTGAAGTCGATCACCAAGCGCTGCATTCCGTGTTCAAGGAAAACATCGGGGCATTCAAGTCATTCCCTCATTCGGTAAGGGACTACTTAACAAACGAATTGGGACCTGTATCGGCTTTTAAAAACTAG